The Haloferax volcanii DS2 DNA segment CCGCGCCGACCTCGACATCCTCCGGGAGTTCGCCGCCCGCGTGGCCGGCCTCGACGCGCCGGCGACCCCCGAGGGTGTCTTCGACGAACTCCGGCGGGTGACGCCCATCTACGCCGGGATGTCGTACGACGGCATCGGCACTGGGAGCCAGCGCTGGCCGTTCCCCGAGGGCGCGACCGAGGGGACCGCAATCCTCCACGCCGACGCGTTCGAATCGGGGTTGAAGACCGCCCCGTTCCGGGTGGTCGAACACGTCGACCCGGCGGACCCCGTCGCCGACGACGAACTCGTCCTCGTGACGGGGCGCGTCCTCCAACAGTTCAACAGCGGCGCGCTCACCCGACGCTCGGGCGTGCTGATGCGGATGCGCGGCGAGGACAGCTTGCAGATTCACCCCGACGACGCCGCCGCCCGCGGCATCGACGACGGTGCGACCGTCCGCGTCGAAAACGACCGCGGCGAGGTCGCGGTCGCGGCCGAGGTGACGCCCGCCGTCCGCCGCGGGACCGTCTTCGCCACGTTCCACTACGCCGACCCGCTCGTGAACCGGCTGACCGGCGACGCGCTCGACCCGACCGCGAAGATACCGGAGTACAAACACAGCGCCGTCCGCGTGACGGTCGAACCGGAGGTGGCGGCCGATGACTGACTCGTCGGCGTCGCCCGCGCCGAGTGCCTCGCCTCCGACGCTCGCCGACGCCCTCGGTATCGGCCCGGACGACCTCGTCTGCGCCGTCGGCGCGGGCGGCAAGAAATCGCTTCTCTACCGACTCGCCCGCGACCTCGACGGCGTGGTCACGAGTACCGTCCGCATCCCAACCTTCGACGGCGAGGTGGCCGAGGTGGTCGTCACCGACGACCCGGAGACCGCCGTCGCGGAGACGCAACCCCGCCCGCTCGGCGTCGTGCCGGAGCGCGAGCGCTCCGACCGCTACCGCGGCTACGACCCGGCGACGGTCGACCGAATCGCGCGCGCCACCGACGACGTGGTGCTCGTCAAGGCCGACGGCGCGCGCTCGCGCTGGCTGAAAGCCCCCGGCGAGGACGAACCGCAACTCCCCGACACGGCCGACCTCGTCTGTCCGGTCGCCAGCGTCCGGGTCGTCGGCGAGCCGCTTTCCGACGAGCGCGTTCACCGACCCGAACTCGTCTCCGACGTGTCGGGGACGGCCGTCGGCGACGCGATATCCGAGTGGGACGTGGCCGCCGTGCTGTCGAACGACTGCGGCGGGATGAAAGGCGTGCCCGAGACGGCGCGGGTCGTCCCGGTCCTCAACATGGTCGACGACGAGCGACTGGCCGAGACGGCCGCGGAAATCGCCGGCTGGCTCGGTGAGCACCCCCGCGTCGACCGCGTGGTTGCGACCTCGCTCGCGGCCGATGAGCCGGTCGTCGGGTTCTACTGACCCGCCACGACGCCACGAGACGACACCCGCGAAGCGACTATCTGGCGGTTTCGCGGCCCGTCAGTTCGTCGAGTTCGAGTTCGACGAGGTGGAATTCGAGGTCGTCGACCTCCTCGTCGAACACGCGGACGCCGCCGAACAGGTCGTTAATCGTCGCCGCGTCGGGGCGCTCGTCGTCCGGGAGGACGCGAATCGACCCGCGGGCCATGATGCTCCACGAGTCTTTGCCGGCGTCCTCGTAGCAGACGAACGTCGCCTCCTCCGTCTCCTCGATGAACGCGAACTTCTCGCTTTCGCCGTCGTCGGTCAGTCGGAACAGGAGTCGACCGCCGTCGGCGTCGTAGGAGACGTGCGCGGGAATCGCATACGAGCGGCCGCCGTCGGCCAGCGACAGCACGCCCGACGAGGCGTTCGACAGGCGTTCAGCGACCGTTTCGGGGTCGGTGCCGACGGTGTAGACGAATCTGATATCTCGCATACGTGACGTTCGCGGCCGCGACACATGAAACGGTGGTGCGACGGCGGCGGGGTCCCGGGCGTCGGGGCGACGCTCAGGGAAGGTAGAAGTGCGATTTGGGAAACCGCCGGTGAATCTCCGGGGGCGCGTGGCGGACGATATGCACGTCGTGGTCGTCGTCGCTCGCGACGTTCCCGCCGACGCTGACGAGCGGGACGACGACGCGACCCGCGTTCTCGCTGCCGACGAAGATGACGGTCGCGTCCGTCTCGACGCGACCCGTCCTGAGCTCCGCGACGATGTTCCCGGGCGCGGGGTCCCGACCGACCGTGACCGCCTGAAACGACGCCGACGGCGCGATATCGACCGCGGTCTCGTGGAGCTCTCCGACGACCGTCTGCTGGTCGAACACCTCCCGCGACGGGACCCACCCCGCCTCGACGGCGTACGCCGAATCGTCGGGGATGACGGCGACCGCGAGCACGTCGTGGCCGGTGGCCGACGCGAACTGCGCGGCCCTGTCGAGCGCGGCGTTCGCCAGCCGAGAGCCGTCGTAGGCGACGAGGTACATGTATGCCGGTCGCGTAGCGACCGTGATAAATCAGTCGTCGGCTACCGATTCGATTCGCTCGCCCGACGACGCGAGCCGGTCGAGGGCGTCCTGTGCGGCGTCGCTCACGGCGTCCACGTCGCGGTAGGAGTCACCGAGGCCGACCTCGCGGCGGTGCCACTCCCCGTCAGCGAAGGCGAAGATGTCGACCCACCAGTAGAGCGTCAGCCCGCGCGCGAACTCGGTGATGGTGACGCGCCGGTCCGAGTCGGGCGACTCGTAGACGGTCTTAGCGCTCGCCTCGTCGGTGTCCACGTCGGTCTCGACGGTCCACCCCTCCGGAACGGCGAGCGAGAAGGGGTCGTCTGTCATTATCGTTCCCGACGAGACGGAGCGACTTGACTGGTCCGCTTTCGGCGAG contains these protein-coding regions:
- the yqeC gene encoding selenium cofactor biosynthesis protein YqeC, producing the protein MTDSSASPAPSASPPTLADALGIGPDDLVCAVGAGGKKSLLYRLARDLDGVVTSTVRIPTFDGEVAEVVVTDDPETAVAETQPRPLGVVPERERSDRYRGYDPATVDRIARATDDVVLVKADGARSRWLKAPGEDEPQLPDTADLVCPVASVRVVGEPLSDERVHRPELVSDVSGTAVGDAISEWDVAAVLSNDCGGMKGVPETARVVPVLNMVDDERLAETAAEIAGWLGEHPRVDRVVATSLAADEPVVGFY
- a CDS encoding pyridoxamine 5'-phosphate oxidase family protein, which gives rise to MRDIRFVYTVGTDPETVAERLSNASSGVLSLADGGRSYAIPAHVSYDADGGRLLFRLTDDGESEKFAFIEETEEATFVCYEDAGKDSWSIMARGSIRVLPDDERPDAATINDLFGGVRVFDEEVDDLEFHLVELELDELTGRETAR
- a CDS encoding universal stress protein, with the translated sequence MYLVAYDGSRLANAALDRAAQFASATGHDVLAVAVIPDDSAYAVEAGWVPSREVFDQQTVVGELHETAVDIAPSASFQAVTVGRDPAPGNIVAELRTGRVETDATVIFVGSENAGRVVVPLVSVGGNVASDDDHDVHIVRHAPPEIHRRFPKSHFYLP